The Glycine soja cultivar W05 chromosome 19, ASM419377v2, whole genome shotgun sequence genomic sequence AACTAGTTCGAGTAGGATACATTTTAAAGATAGAACGGGAGTTAGAAAACATTATACATATTTTAGTTATTGAAAAAGGTGAAATTAAATAACCAAATAAGATGCATTTCATTCTATTCACATCTCAATCACTATCTAATGATAAGATTGTTACATTAAGTTTGTTATTTGAcaaagtaaataataattacatataaaatcttatccaaattaaatgttATGAAGCTTCCAATTGcgattaattagaattttatcaCCGATTTGTGTTGTTTGCTCAATGTATAATTTTCGTGCAGAGGCCAGTCTTTTGTTCTTTATGTTAAAGCTTGCATTCTCAACGTTTTGAAAGGAAGATtctattactttttcttttatgtagCGATCTTATGCTTCCCTTGACTATGcctttaactttttctttttactataTACTTATGAAGTTATGACTGTACTTTCAATAGTATTACGGGTTAATCTGTTCAAACTGTCCTTTATCTGATCTTTATCTTCCATTTCTGGATCAGGAATTAATTAACATGTTGCATTAATCCCACTTAATTATTAGCAAAGTTTTCTGTAtttaacaaaaaagtaaaaggatgccatatgttttctttttattctcttttacaaataagagTAGTATCCTTGGCCAATACTCCAACTCATGTAAATAAAGTTTCTTATTGTAATTAAACCTTTGACAACcctattaattaaaagaaattcttagcagatataagaaaaataaatcaatagtGTATGAGATGGCTTTcattcaattaataataataaaaaaaaatcataagagCCTTCATTTAAGTCAATATGCAAGTATGGAGATTGCAAATAACATGGAaagtaattaactaattaaaatatatcacatCTGTATAACATATATGAATGCAGGATTTGTTCCTATGTATACTACCTAAAATAACATTCCATGCCCAATAGCCAAATATAACATATATGAGTAGTGCAGGATTTGTTcctatatatataaccaaaaagaagcaaaagaacCCCCCCAAGATCCGTAAAAGGAATTGAACAAAGGATTTAAAGCTgctttaacttaattaattactaattggAACCATCAATATCTTAACATAGAACTCTTGTCAACTTTTATGGTGCAATGCCCACAAGACACATGCATGATAATACATTTCGGTTTAAATTAAGTTAAGAAGAGGAGacaagataaaataaatgaaattaggcttctcaatatatatatcagaaTCCAATTATAAAGTTTTGAGAGAGTTAACAATATTTTGTATAACAAGAAAACCAAATAATCCAGATAGAAAAAGTGAGATAAAATGgactatataattattttttttttaaaaaaaaaaaaaaaaacagaaggaggtgtatatatatacacttacTGAGCCAATCCCCAACATAGATATGCTCTTGAGCAGACCATTCAGTGTAGTTCACGTCTTGATTGATCCAACCTTTGGACCCTCCCACCTTGTGAAGCACCGGACTTCCCATGGCCACCACCGAAAGCCACCCCATCGCCACCGCACTCGCCACCACCATCATCCGAGCACCCCTCCAATTCTCCATCGCTCACCGAAAACACACGCAAATAGATAAATAGATTGATCGATATTAGTTTGCTAGAAACTATATATACTCACTCTTAAGGACCAtggccatatatatatatgtgtgtgtgagatCCTTAAATAGTGTTGGGGGCAATGGCATGAACTATATAGCATATGAAGCACTCGTAAAGTGGTAACCTTAATAATGATGCTTTTAAAGTGTATTGGGGTGGTGTAAGAAGTAAGAACAGCCTCAGTGACAGCTAAACGTAAAGGCGTTTCGCATCAACCAAGCACACGCTATTCTTGCTATGTTTAGGACAATTCAATCCCACGGTTTTCTTCGAGCAATGAGTTGTTAGCATTGTGTCACTGATCAATAACCTTGTCTTTTAATGCAATTTAAGTAAGATAATTAAGTAAATAACTGCCAACTTCTACACATAATAATCATGAGTCATGAGTGTAGCAGTGTTTTTTCATGCTATTTAATTATGAGTACGTTTCTATGCAATGTCAGGCAAAGAGTGCTGATCTATTTGTAACCGGCGTAACGATGTTAAATTACTCTTGTATTATAGatcatttaattttcattaatatatatatatatatatatatatatatatatatatatatataataatactgAATATGTTAATTCCAGTAAAAGAAATATTGAATATGTTGATTatcacaaaaatttaaagactgatatattttatatagtggaataaaaaaaatcaatcacagTTTTAAAAATCAGATTTGATTTGCTTAAGTGTGATAGTGATGGGCTTAATTAAACTTAGGATAACATTGAGAAATTTGATCActtttatattgaaaaataacaGTCCAACGCGTAGCCCAGATGAATACAAATGACATCTCAATTCTTATACTACTaacttacacacacacacaacgtGAAAACTTTTATCTAAAACTAGGTTAATTATAGCTTCATCGATGCTGataaaaatttcacaataaaaaatgagaaaatatttttcagaagttaaaaataatgaacGAATTAAGATTAATTCCATATCAAATTTTTCATAATGTTTAAAAAGTTCAAATACTCTATatttcaatataataaataaaatattttaaaaaatagaaattagacCACAACTCTCTTTCTAATCAATTCATAGTTTTGGCTTAATTAGtttggaaattgaaattccttTATAcacgaaaaaaatgaaattcgtAAGTTAAATGTATAGTTTTCACTTAACTGTGATTTCTCAACATTAttctaaatttaataattagataCTTTTAGTAGCTCAAGATTATTAAACTTGAGATAATGTTGACAAATAATAGCTTAAGTAAAAGTAGGGGGCAATGTCACTACTTTAATTTTGGGTAAAATTACTCTCTGATTTTGCAACTTTGAAAAGTTGTATCTCCAccgtgtttttttatatattttattatataggaaaatgttagtttttattaatggaatatttgaattcatgatttttattattattaagttaaTCTTTTTGTGATGGACTATGTGCATCTATTTTATTCTTACAAATTATGAAACCCGAAAATGAAAGCACAAAATAGGAACACCCTTTTCGAAATTCTCAAAATCTAAGTCACGTACGATTCCCTCAATTTCTCAACAAATTTTATGCATCAAACAATAAGCTTCAAtgtaaacacacacacacaagtaaGAGATCAtattgcacacaatttcttttaTACTAATTTATTCCGCTTAATCCTACTGTACATCTAATCCCTACCTCTAGTAGgattttcacttaaaaacacaCCAACCACACAAATGTTGTTTCTTCCCTAGCCTCTATAAGCTTTCACACTAGTATTCTTTTCAAGCCTTTATAGGTTACACAACTAGTATATTTCTCAAACCTTTGCAAGTTGTACAATTGGTATTCTTCTCTAGCCTTTGTAGGCTCACTACTAGAATAATAATATTCTACAACACTTCAACCACACAGGTTTCAACAAGCCGTTATTGAATAAAACACGGTGGTAATATTGTAATTAACAAGAATCGAGCAACATCGTTTTTGTTAAAGACAATGTAATTTATTCTATTCAACAACGTTTTCTAAACAAACCTAGTGTGGTCTTAGATTCTGcgttcaataatattttttattcaacaacGTTTTTTAAACAAACTCGTTGTGGTCTTGGAttctgcatttttattttttattctttctcgcTCCTAGAATATGAAAAGGCACAAACCTAAATTCCAAGAGCAGCGCCGTTTCAGGGACCACGAGCCTCACTCAAAGCATGGTTCTTATCCTTCTACCACCCTTTTTCTCCTGCTTCCAAACTCTTCCATACCATCCCTTTCGTTGCATTTTCCTTCATTAATAATCAGTAATCAGTGTCTCTCCCAAACATACAACCTTTActcttttcttcaaagaaagacacattttttttaattttaattttctgggTCAGAGAGAAAATGAGTGATtgggcaccagtgttgatcggGGTGGTTCTGTTCGTGCTGCTTCAACCAGGGTTGCTTTTCTCCTTTCCTGGGAACAGGGAGCAGCTTGAGTTCGGTAGCATGAAGACCAACGGCAAAGCCATTTTCATCCACACGCTCATCTTCTTCGCGCTCTACTATGTCCTCATCCTCGCTGTTAAAATCCATATCTACACCAGCTTAACCAATTCCCAGGATCTGAGGTATCATTTCGTTATTGGTTACTaatcaaacaaaagaaaaggaaaaacacaCCACCATTGCTGTAACTGGAACTGTctgttcttctttctttctttacttgTTATTGGTTACTAAAAGcaaagttttttcttctttttggatATGGGAAATGCATAGATCTGACTGTTTTTTGGTGGGCGTGTTTTACTTTTGATTGATTTATGTGTAGTTTTGGGTTTGAACTAACTTTTCATGTGCTTTTTCGGATCCAAAAGCTGAGTTTTGTAGTGAGCACTCAGAagggttttttttaatgtgactGTAGTTGGAAAAAAATGTGCTCGTGAAAATTTGTGGTTCCATCATTCATGTGTAATTTGATTTGTGTTCCATGCAGTTGACACTTGTCCTACAAGTGAATGGCTTCTCTtccaattttgaatttttatggtgtccatctttgtttcattttttgggGTCAATTTGTGTCCTTTCTTGTTTCATATTActttaatttgcaatttatattttttgcaaTTTGATTGAAATGATGGTTTCAATTATGAACGTTGGATTGCACATGTTCACTCTCCTTGAGTTATGGGTTTATGGTGTTTGATACACTGCATGAGAAATAAAGTTTCAATATTTTGTCTATgtagtttaaaattttgttgtctATATATTTTATTCCATTATTATTATGCTTCTTAGTTCACAGGTTTATATCATTTCTGTATTAATAAAGACATGGCAAAAACTAATCTTCACTTTGGTGAACATTGCCTATACATTCCCCCTTGATATATATGTTACTAATTCAGAGCCTAATTCTACATAGGGATATTCAATAAACTTTGCTTTCAATTGTcccttgttataaaaaaaaaatcactttttatttGATTCATGTAACCAATACCCCTACAGGGTTCACTTTGGTTAAGGAAATTTGTTTGATCCTGTTAtcaaaaatagagaaagagtAACTCCCTGGTTAAAAGTGCtgtcaaattttatttactaaaagtATATATTACTTTAAGAAAGATAACGAGAGATAgaggaattattattattgatgttaTTATTTTGGGGATAATGGTTTGGTGGAATTTAATTATGTGTAGGTGGATGACAAGTACCAATATTCATGTCACAACAAAGATAGCCACGTTCATGGATGGGAAAACGCTAAACTACaggtttaatattaatttactttatctatttaatatataagtatatattatatagCTTGATTGTATAACTTAGCTACagctttaatattaatttactttACCTATTCATTCGCAAGGATTAGAACCACAACATGGAGATAAAGAGGTTTGTCCATCTAAACCTATAAGTAGGTTCATTAGATTCAATTTTGGTTCAAATCAGGCTTTTGGTTTGTAGTTTGCAAATGAGTTGCTAACTGCTTGTAATTATAAATActgattttaatattattagcaatattgataatataaattttgattattaattaacctaaattttaattgtttgcaggttatttaacatttaacatcggtgTTTACGTCACCACCGATGTTAAAACACAGGTTATtcaacatttaacatcggtgCTTACGTCACCACTGATGTTAAAACACACATTTTTTACATCGTTGGCGAATACAATACCGATTTTGAATGTATAATTTCTACATCGGTGGTAAGGATAACACCGATGTAGAAAACATTGTATTTCTACAATAGTCGATTGAGGAATCATGTCGAAACTTTTAACTTTCAACGACATCATATTCAAAAACGGTCCAAAATGATGTAAAATGTTATTTTCGACCGATGTAAAAACTGCGATTTCTAGTAGTGGCTACTCATAACCATTATTTCTTTCAAGCCTATACGAGTTGCTTACCCATATTTAATATTCTCCTTAAGCCTTTGCAAGTTGTTCACAACACCAAGCATTCTTTCTCAAGTTTCTTCAGACTACAACAACAAACAATATTATTACCTTTTCGGGTCCACACACAGCAATATTCATTCAAGCCCCTATAGGTTTCTCaactaaaattttcatattcgCATATAATCCAAGTATTATTTCACAAGTGACCTTTGTGTATGGAGTGAATCATGTTGGGAGGAGAATATCACCTTGTGTACACTTATGATCATCGACCAAGATTTCTTACTATTTCTTACGAGGACAATTTTATATACCAGTATCATAGTTAGCAAAAAATAATGAGTGCATTGTCCAAGGTCCACAAAATACACATGTAATGCTATGTGATACTCCATTACACATATGTCAACCCTCCATGTCAATCCTGACACAAGAACACGAACACCTAGTCCTTAGCAGTCGGGCTCCCCAACCAATTGTTGATGGATTGGCAAATGCATCAATTCATTCatagtagtaaagttaaaacaaaaGTTCAAATATCATATCCAtatggactttgtttgtacttatgtagataaatattttattaagaatattttttggaaagattgtagaaaaacaataatttaaattggcataaaattaaatcaaacaataggagaaattaaacaagaatttaaattaaaagacaaaaagattAGAGAACCCAATAATATTCTAGAAGTAAATTCAAAAAATGAGAATGTTGGGAACTTAGTCTACCAGAGTTATTCTTTGAtacaatgttaatgatttttctctatttataattatttcaatttacacatgcatctactagtatactttaactttggtcccccgcatgaaagagtttaatttatctatttttttctcccAAATTTTTTTGTAGATCTAAAATAGtgaattgcattaagaataaagatgtataaaatgctaaacaaaaatcaacatatccctagtgatgactttatttagataccattttccagttctattagaaaataatgttttccaatgttacccctaaaacttaccatgcaaatgggtgatcaaaccacaatcaataatattaagcacaagaaaggataatgcaaaagtaatattattaaatagatatCAAGAGTAATTGACTGTCAAGTTTCCAACAAAGAGggtttagtctctcattgtcatggagactttacaattgcaagaggaAAATATTTGGTAAAGAgggaaaagataagaaaggaaATAAAGGAAAGGAATGACTCTCAATACTTGCTTTTCCTTCTCCTAGCTTTTGCCTTTtataaggaattgtattctcTTGGAATGTCtgtgtctttttcttcttcttttataggtgtaGATTAACAAACTTCTGAACTAGtctgttttccttaattagtcatgtttttcttaattaatcttatttttcttaattatttctatCTTCCTGaattatcctattttttttctttattttactcactaagtataataaattcatcacttttaatattttctgcacaaaaacttaaatgatgttaatttaaaaattatttgctcaaaaaggaaaaattaagagagaaattacaaatttctatataatttaatcccaaaatatactcataattagcaGTTATCACCAATAGGTTATCTCTAACctcttattatttgaatataatgTCATATCTTTATCTATTGCCATGTATTCAATTATCTGCAAAGTTAAAACTTATCTATAACTAACAATTATCTACTAGCTTCTATCTCTAAGTTATACATTATCTCTAATGTTGTCTATAAGTTACTTTTATCTATTGGTTATTATCTACAAGTCAGTAATTATCTATAAGGACTGTTACGTCATTGTAATAGCCCCTATCAACAAGGACCCGCTGCTCCCTCTCGACACTATAAGTATCAGGTTCCCTCTACTCTCTGGACAACTACGAGCATACAATAACACACACGTTCATTCGTACTCACTTGAGACGAACACGCCTGCTCATATACTTATTCATTATACTCTTCTAACTCATATACTTACTTGACGTCAATGTCCTTTATTTTACAGGTTCCCCCCTTGTCCTCCTAACAAAGGTCACTCCCAATCCAACGTGCAAAGTCCAAGAGCCCACCTTAGCCTCGTTCACCCTGACGTGCATCAAACTCCAAATTTTGGAAAGTACATTTGGCACCCTCTATGGAGCCACGGTAAAACATACCTCGTGGTCTCTCATTAtctctctctttccttttcACCCATGGTTAGCACGTGGTCTGACCTTAGATACAAGACCCCATTTGAAGGCTCCAATCCTCTTGCAATTGTCATGCCAGATATTAATACTCTCCAACAACTCCAAAACCTCATCGCAGAGATGGAGCAACCCCATGAGGAGGAGCTGAGAAGGCTAAAGGCTGACCATGATCAGTTTGAGACTCATTTCAGATGCCCCCAGGTAGACGAGCACTCTACTCATACATTTTCTGAGTGCACTCAAGAAGAATCACACCCTTGAAGCATAGTTAACACTCAAGATGATCCAAGTCTCTCCCACATGCACCGTCCTACAGGGCAGGCTATTCATCGATGCCCCTTTGTCGACCACATCATGGAAGTTGGCATACCCTAGGTTGGAAATCACTCAACCTGAAGCGGTATGATGGGACCACTGACTCGGATGAACCTTTGGATGTTTTCCTAACCCAGGAAAGTATGTACACCAATGACGATGCAATCATGTGTCTTGTCTTCCCCGCGTCCCTCAAAGGGGCAACATTGTCCTGATACGGTGGATTCCCTCCAAGGTCCATCGACAACTTCGACACTCTTGTCAAGCATTTCAATGCATAATATGCAACTAGTCAGTCACATCATATGATATTTACTGCACTGACCAGCCTGTGACAAGTAGATGATGAATCTATCAGAAAATTCATGGATAGGTTTGGACACATTGCCGTTCAGATCTGCAATCTCAACCAAGAGGTAGCATTACACTCCATGCTCCTCGCTTTATGGCCTGGCAAATTTGCAGGCAGTCTATGAAAAAAAACCCTAGTAGCATGGACGAGTTGCACGAACGAGCCAAAGACTACATCTAGATGAAAGAAATTTTTAAGTTCAAGAACGAGACCCAAGATCTCAAACAAGAACCTGTACATGAAGAAGAATGGCAGGTTGCTCGACGTAACCATCAAGAAAGGGAAGTCATCACTTTCGCTAGCATGTATGACTATCTTGTAGGAGTCCTCAAGGTTTGTCAGCTTCACTTGGCGTTGCAAAGCAGTGACACTCGCCGCAGAGGTGAAAAAGGACTTATACACCATAACATCGTCCCTCACCTACTCATAGCCAGCAATGGTAGGTGGGAACGATGGTGACCCAACACTATGGTTACGTTGCACGCGGGGAGAAGCCCTAACATCCCCACCGCTCTTCCTTGCTTCCCCAGAAACAAAAGGAGGTAGAATCACAATGACCGGAATAGGCTTCCTGGTTGGGGAAGCAACGAAAAGTCACGCCTTTCCGTGGAGATGAGGGGTACCTCCACCAGTATGACGTGAAACCCTCAACCTCTTTGAGGAAGAGGATTTATCATCAGAGGCACCGTGGTCAGTATTCTCCGAGGAGGGTCTGCCAATGGAAAATGACCTCCTGGTCCATCAGGGGTTGCTGAATCGAACCCTTAGAATCATTGTCACCCATGTTGGTGGCAGAGTCAAATAGAAATGAAGAcataatcaaagaaaaaataccTTGAAGTATCGAAGAAGgcgaaggaagaagaaagggaatTACAAGAAGCAAGCATGAAAGCAAAGAGATTTCGGGAGGAagaagacaaaaattcaaagtgatGGTGGCTATAAATCAAGCGTCTACTCCATTTAAAGAGGAAACGAACTCTTCGATATCTGACGAGAGCTGAAGTGGTGCCCTAATTTTTCGCACCACAACGCAACCCCACTC encodes the following:
- the LOC114400019 gene encoding uncharacterized protein LOC114400019, with product MSDWAPVLIGVVLFVLLQPGLLFSFPGNREQLEFGSMKTNGKAIFIHTLIFFALYYVLILAVKIHIYTSLTNSQDLRWMTSTNIHVTTKIATFMDGKTLNYRCLI